In the genome of Kitasatospora cineracea, one region contains:
- a CDS encoding amidohydrolase family protein encodes MTPLDVDDLVAIDMHTHAQVSLEGRNSLPDEIEEASAAYFKVERKRYPNAADMAGYYRERKMACVIFPVDAEAATGAPAVPNEEVAEVAAANPDVLIPFASIDPAKGRFGAREARRLVERFGVRGFKFHPSVQGFFPNDRSAYPMYEAIEELGVPALFHTGQTGIGAGAPGGAGIRLKYSNPLLIDDVAADFPGLPIIMAHPSFPWQDEALAVANHKPLVYIDLSGWSPKYFPPQLVQYANTLLKDKMLFGSDFPMITPDRWLADFEKLDIKPEVRPKILKGNAARLLGLVKD; translated from the coding sequence ATGACACCGCTCGACGTGGACGACCTCGTCGCCATCGACATGCACACCCACGCGCAGGTCTCGCTGGAGGGCCGCAACTCCCTGCCGGACGAGATCGAGGAGGCGTCCGCCGCGTACTTCAAGGTGGAGCGCAAGCGCTACCCGAACGCCGCCGACATGGCCGGCTACTACCGGGAGCGGAAGATGGCCTGCGTGATCTTCCCGGTCGACGCCGAGGCCGCCACCGGCGCTCCGGCGGTGCCCAACGAGGAGGTCGCCGAGGTCGCGGCCGCGAACCCGGACGTGCTGATCCCGTTCGCCAGCATCGACCCGGCCAAGGGCCGGTTCGGCGCCCGCGAGGCGCGCCGGCTGGTCGAGCGGTTCGGCGTCCGGGGCTTCAAGTTCCACCCCAGCGTCCAGGGCTTCTTCCCCAACGACCGCTCCGCGTACCCGATGTACGAGGCGATCGAGGAGCTGGGCGTCCCGGCGCTCTTCCACACCGGCCAGACCGGCATCGGGGCGGGCGCGCCGGGCGGCGCGGGCATCCGGCTCAAGTACTCCAACCCGCTGCTGATCGACGACGTCGCCGCCGACTTCCCGGGCCTGCCGATCATCATGGCGCACCCCTCCTTCCCGTGGCAGGACGAGGCGCTGGCGGTGGCCAACCACAAGCCGCTGGTCTACATCGACCTGTCCGGCTGGTCCCCGAAGTACTTCCCGCCGCAGCTGGTCCAGTACGCGAACACCCTGCTCAAGGACAAGATGCTGTTCGGATCCGACTTCCCGATGATCACGCCGGACCGCTGGCTGGCGGACTTCGAGAAGCTCGACATCAAGCCGGAGGTGCGGCCGAAGATCCTCAAGGGGAACGCGGCCCGCCTGCTCGGCCTGGTCAAGGACTGA
- a CDS encoding SDR family oxidoreductase, with protein sequence MELTGKVAVVTGSGRGLGAAYALALAASGAAVVVNDVDADAAEQTVKQITAVGGRAVPVVAAVGDSASADALVAAAVDGFGRLDVMVTNAGILRDRVLWKMTDEDFDDVVRVHLRGTFVCARAAAVRMREQGGGGRLILAGSPAGQRGNFGQTNYAAAKAGIAAMVRTWAMELSRAGITVNAVIPNAATAMTKTIPAFAPHIDAWEQHGTPLPDFLRKGIGFGTAEDVAGAVVFLASDAAKDVNGQCVGIGGDKLTLWSHPEEVAAAFTDGGWSADAIATAWPTSVGAEPQSYGIAALQQLSS encoded by the coding sequence ATGGAGCTCACCGGCAAGGTCGCAGTCGTCACCGGCAGCGGACGCGGGCTCGGCGCGGCGTACGCGCTGGCGCTCGCCGCGAGCGGCGCGGCCGTCGTGGTGAACGACGTCGACGCGGACGCGGCCGAGCAGACCGTCAAGCAGATCACCGCCGTCGGCGGCCGGGCCGTCCCGGTGGTCGCCGCGGTCGGCGACAGCGCGTCCGCCGACGCGCTGGTCGCCGCCGCCGTCGACGGCTTCGGCCGCCTCGACGTGATGGTCACCAACGCCGGCATCCTGCGCGACCGGGTGCTGTGGAAGATGACCGACGAGGACTTCGACGACGTCGTCCGGGTGCACCTGCGCGGCACCTTCGTCTGCGCGCGGGCCGCCGCCGTCCGGATGCGCGAGCAGGGCGGGGGCGGCCGGCTCATCCTGGCCGGCTCCCCGGCCGGGCAGCGCGGCAACTTCGGGCAGACCAACTACGCGGCCGCCAAGGCCGGCATCGCGGCGATGGTCCGCACCTGGGCGATGGAGCTCTCCCGGGCCGGCATCACGGTCAACGCGGTGATCCCGAACGCGGCGACCGCCATGACCAAGACCATCCCGGCCTTCGCGCCGCACATCGACGCCTGGGAGCAGCACGGCACCCCGCTGCCCGACTTCCTGCGCAAGGGCATCGGCTTCGGCACCGCCGAGGACGTGGCGGGCGCCGTGGTCTTCCTCGCCTCCGACGCGGCCAAGGACGTCAACGGCCAGTGCGTCGGCATCGGCGGCGACAAGCTCACCCTGTGGTCGCACCCCGAGGAGGTGGCGGCGGCCTTCACCGACGGCGGCTGGAGCGCGGACGCGATCGCCACCGCCTGGCCCACCTCGGTCGGCGCCGAGCCGCAGTCGTACGGGATCGCCGCCCTCCAGCAGCTGTCCTCCTGA
- a CDS encoding acyl-CoA synthetase, with protein MRNHGIGSWPARRARRSPDRVALLHRDRPVTYRELHERVLRAANGLRTLGVRGGDRVAYLGGNHPAFLETLFACGLLGAVFVPLNTRLAGPELAHVLTDSGSSVLVHAPGHAQVVAGLRTGTPVRRFVALEAARPAAGDTGYEELLAAPPEPVDLPVGHQDPCLIMYTSGTTGRPKGAVLTHGNVVWNCMNLLVDLDLGSDGVSLVHAPLFHAAALNLICLPTLLKGGKVLLEDGFDPRRALELIERERVDFVFAVPTMHEATAAAPGWATADLSSLRIVLSGGAPAADRTVRAYLDRGLPFVQGYGMTESSPCATVLEPERAAAKAGSVGAANFFSDLRVAGPDPAGAAGAADGEQGELLLEGPNVMAGYWGDPDATDAVLSGGWLRTGDVGVRDGDGCVRIVDRLKNMIISGGENIYPAEVENVLHGHPAVAECAVFGVPDPKWGESGHAAVVLRPGARADGPELLEFLRGRLAGYKVPRAVRFLPALPRNALGKLLRHRLAELP; from the coding sequence GTGCGCAACCACGGGATCGGCTCGTGGCCGGCCCGCCGGGCCAGGCGCTCCCCGGACCGGGTGGCCCTGCTCCACCGGGACCGCCCCGTCACCTACCGGGAGCTCCACGAACGGGTGCTGCGGGCCGCGAACGGGCTGCGCACGCTCGGGGTCCGCGGCGGCGACCGGGTGGCCTACCTCGGTGGCAACCACCCGGCCTTCCTGGAGACCCTGTTCGCCTGCGGGCTGCTCGGCGCGGTGTTCGTGCCGCTCAACACCCGCCTCGCCGGGCCCGAACTGGCCCACGTCCTGACCGACTCGGGCAGCTCCGTCCTGGTGCACGCGCCCGGCCACGCGCAGGTGGTGGCCGGGCTGCGGACCGGTACGCCGGTGCGGCGGTTCGTCGCGCTGGAGGCCGCCCGCCCGGCGGCCGGGGACACCGGGTACGAGGAACTGCTGGCCGCGCCGCCGGAGCCCGTCGACCTGCCGGTCGGCCACCAGGACCCCTGCCTGATCATGTACACCTCGGGGACGACCGGCCGTCCCAAGGGCGCCGTGCTGACCCACGGGAACGTCGTGTGGAACTGCATGAACCTGCTGGTCGACCTCGACCTGGGCTCCGACGGGGTGTCCCTGGTGCACGCCCCGCTGTTCCACGCGGCGGCGCTCAACCTGATCTGCCTGCCCACCCTGCTCAAGGGCGGGAAGGTCCTGCTGGAGGACGGCTTCGACCCGCGGCGCGCCCTCGAACTGATCGAGCGGGAACGGGTCGACTTCGTGTTCGCCGTCCCCACCATGCACGAGGCGACGGCCGCCGCGCCCGGCTGGGCGACGGCCGACCTGAGCAGCCTGCGGATCGTGCTCAGCGGCGGCGCCCCGGCCGCCGACCGCACCGTCCGCGCCTACCTCGACCGCGGGCTGCCCTTCGTCCAGGGCTACGGCATGACCGAGAGCTCCCCGTGCGCCACGGTGCTGGAACCGGAGCGGGCGGCGGCCAAGGCCGGGTCGGTGGGCGCCGCCAACTTCTTCTCCGACCTCCGGGTCGCCGGCCCGGACCCGGCCGGGGCGGCCGGCGCGGCCGACGGCGAGCAGGGCGAACTCCTGCTGGAGGGGCCGAACGTGATGGCCGGCTACTGGGGCGACCCGGACGCCACCGACGCCGTCCTGTCCGGCGGCTGGCTGCGCACCGGCGACGTCGGGGTGCGCGACGGGGACGGTTGCGTCCGGATCGTCGACCGGCTCAAGAACATGATCATCTCGGGTGGGGAGAACATCTACCCGGCCGAGGTCGAGAACGTCCTGCACGGCCACCCCGCCGTCGCCGAGTGCGCGGTGTTCGGCGTCCCCGACCCGAAGTGGGGCGAGAGCGGCCACGCCGCGGTGGTGCTGCGCCCGGGCGCCCGCGCCGACGGGCCGGAACTGCTCGAGTTCCTCCGCGGCCGGCTGGCCGGCTACAAGGTCCCCCGGGCCGTCCGGTTCCTGCCGGCCCTGCCCCGCAACGCGCTCGGCAAGCTCCTGCGGCACCGGCTGGCCGAGCTCCCCTGA
- a CDS encoding MaoC family dehydratase translates to MPTHVHTMDELKDLAGLDLGHTGWMPVAQDRVDTFADATDDHQWIHVDPEKAAASPFRGTIAHGYLTLSLLIPLFLELLEVKGAGMAVNYGLNKVRFPAPVRTGQRIRLAARIASVTDVPKGLELALDFTVEVEDGPKPACVAQALYRFYR, encoded by the coding sequence ATGCCCACCCACGTGCACACCATGGACGAACTCAAGGACCTGGCCGGCCTCGACCTCGGCCACACCGGCTGGATGCCGGTGGCCCAGGACCGCGTCGACACCTTCGCCGACGCCACCGACGACCACCAGTGGATCCACGTCGACCCGGAGAAGGCCGCCGCCAGCCCCTTCCGCGGCACCATCGCGCACGGCTACCTGACGCTCTCCCTGCTCATCCCGCTCTTCCTGGAGCTGCTGGAGGTCAAGGGCGCCGGAATGGCCGTCAACTACGGTCTGAACAAGGTCCGCTTCCCGGCACCGGTCCGCACCGGCCAGCGGATCCGGCTGGCGGCCCGGATCGCCTCGGTGACGGACGTCCCCAAGGGCCTCGAACTGGCACTGGACTTCACCGTCGAGGTGGAGGACGGCCCGAAGCCCGCCTGCGTCGCCCAGGCCCTCTACCGCTTCTACCGCTGA